From the Cherax quadricarinatus isolate ZL_2023a chromosome 22, ASM3850222v1, whole genome shotgun sequence genome, one window contains:
- the LOC138853096 gene encoding uncharacterized protein, whose amino-acid sequence MAANALAPFMYQLQESLNNFDLKQWVGQLDIKTGSLLVVVVVGILFLINLFAKPFIPFGRSLLSSAADAWDSRDLGLANTLRGSRSLEPLTNVLDALAKAVKKWEEPEDSVVRNRAL is encoded by the exons ATGGCAGCCAACGCTCTCGCCCCCTTCATGTACCAGCTGCAGGAAAGTCTCAACAATTTCGACCTGAAGCAGTGGGTGGGTCAGCTGGATATTAAGACAGGTAGTctcctagtggtggtggtggttggcattCTCTTCCTCATCAACCTCTTCGCCAAACCATTCATTCCCTTCGGCAGGAGTCTCTTGTCCTCCGCCGCCGACGCCTGGGACAGCAGGGACCTGGGTCTTGCTAACACTCTCCGTGGAAG TCGCTCACTTGAACCTTTGACAAATGTGTTGGACGCCCTGGCGAAGGCGGTGAAGAAGTGGGAGGAACCTGAAGACAGCGTCGTCAGGAACCGAGCACTCTAG